A stretch of DNA from Coccidioides posadasii str. Silveira chromosome 4, complete sequence:
CGAGGCCTGCAGCGTACATATTCAATTTGTGAATCTGGAAGTGTTTGAAAACTCCCTCGGACTCTATTCCACTGTGTCCCTTTGCCGCAATGTTGGATCGGTGGGTGAAAGCAAGCCACGTCTTGTGAGCATCAATTTCCGCCGTCGTGAGGCCATCTTTCAAAGTAACAATATATTGCCCAGGAATGATGTTCTGGCTATCTTGCGGAATGGGGTTGGCTGTCGCAAAGGGCAACAAAAAGAACAGGCTGAGGTTAAGGAGCTGCATGATGGGCAATGTATCCTTCGAGAGAACCACGAACAGATGAGGCTATGCTATCCAGAGACGGACCGTGACAATATCCTAAACTGGGAGTGAGGGCTGTAATACAAATTTATAACAGCTATGCCGGCTACATTCGCTTAGCCATCGCATTCCGCCTGGAACCAAATAAAAGTGACAAAACCCTCACGGAGCCGCTGAAACTACGGCCTGAGGTTTCCCACATGTAGCCGCGTAGTCTAAACATGCCCGGCTATGAGGGGCTTTCCTCTTCAGAACGACGACACCACAGGCACAATGTCATGGACACACCTAATTTGGATGCCGGGCATCAGCTTGGGCAACATTTTTTTCAGTGTTACATTGATGTGTTGAACATGGAAGATGGAAATCGGTAAAGGCATCCCGTATGCTCAATCACACAGAGCAACGACGGAGGGCCGACGGGAAACGTACAGCCGATGTGCAGGTTCTCCGATACTGTTCAAATGTCCCGAAAGTGGTTCGAGCGTGCATGGCAGGGCCTTGGGTTTATTCACCGGGAAACCTGCTCAAGTGGAGGAGATATCTGATCTCGACGCATCATACACTGCTTCGCTTGttgaaaaatcaatttgttcaGAGGAACGCAAAGGAAGGGAGCGGGCGTGGCAAGCACGGTAGGAGATTTTACTGCACTGCTTTTGTTGTTCTTTCGGAGAGATCCATCCAGGATGTCCAGACGTGATATTTAGCTCGTGCCAGTCCGAGCGGGACGGCTCGCTTGCATGATCAGTGACTCAGATTTGAGAACATTGATACACAATATAGCTAGCAGGTTGTGTACGTGTGTACAGAGTATGTAcgaatactccgtacatacttTGAAATCATCGTGGAAGCATATATGATGCACGTGGGGGTTAGTTTCTCCCCATATGGTAAAGGACTTCTCTGTGCGAAATATGGGGTAAGCTAAGGATAAGAACGAAGATCATTTTTCAATTATGATCATGCAGAGAACCAGTAATATTTATTGGTCGGTTGAGAGAGGCCTGTCTTGTGATATCACCAGGGAGGATATAAAGCGTTGCGCTCGTATTGATGGCCTTCCTGTTTTGGATCCTTCAAGGGTTTAGGTAATGGTTTTTAAGATAACAGGCCAGCTTTCTGGACTGCAAAATGAGGAAATTCCGAGGGAAAAGGAAGGGCTCAATTTTACATGCAACTACGGAGCACTCGGGTCACTTTGCAGGGGGGAACTGACGAGGATTGCGCGGGAAACAGCGAGGACGACAAGTAGCGAGACCTCGCTTATAATTCAAACGCTGGCGCGCCCCTGCAATTCAACTGAAGAACGCGAGTACAAATGAGCGTTCATCAGAAAGATGTATGGTCATGACCGTGATCGAGATGTGTTTGTGGCAAGTGTCAGCCCTTCCACCCAATATACCCAAAGAAAAGGCGGGGGTGGGTAGGGGCCTTTGGGCAAAGTTCCCTGCCAGATCCAACACTGGCGGCTTTTCCAATAGGACACCCTCGGGGTGCGGTGCACCACACCCTGGAGACGAATTGTCCATGCTCGCTGCTTGGAGCTTGGGGCATTTTGTCTCTCCGAGCCGAATCTCCTCGCGCGTTTTGTCGCCGAACTCGGCCCGAACCCGAATTATCACGTGAAAGTAATTAGAACTTTGTTAATAATCCAATTTTTCGGATAAACGTGCTCCCGAATGCTGCGCCACAACTGAGGTCATCGCCTTTTGAAGTTGACTTTCAGCCGCGTCCAGGTCCGCTCTCTCCGCACGTCGAGACCGATTCGAAATCCCAACGTTGACGATTTGGATGCACCAGGCCGATTGCAGTCATGGGGCCTAGTGGGCACCAACTACTGCCGAAGTTTTGGCGGGTAGCCAGGTAAGGCTGCTGTGACATTTCCTTTGTAGTTAATCCGTGATCTGGTCTGACTCTTGACAGGTTTGCCTTTGAAAAGGCATCCCGGGCTGTTCGGACAAGACTGCCTGAGCCGGGCCAATCGTCTCATCTACAATTTCAACCAATATACGCACGCATCCAGCACCGTCAGCCTATCAATCGCATTGCCGCAATCCGTCAGACTCAAAGCCGCCATTTCTCTACAGTTCGCGCATCACGACGCTTTGCTACCGGCTCTATCCAGTCATCCAAGATTCGCACCGCCATCAGCCGCTTAACGACTCGAACTCCTTTCGCATCAACATTAAGGCCAAATCTCACCGGAGGTACGCTTTGCCGGACCGCCGGTGGGTACGCCGTTGGCGCCGGCCGCATCGGTGGTGTGAGATATTTCTCCAGTTCTCCCACATGCCCCGCCCAAGTCGTCCAGAATGTATCTGCTGGAGTTCGAGCTTTCTGGCTTTCTGGCCAGAGGGCTAGGTTTGATGGCGTCGATAACAAGACAGGTCGTAAGCAATATAAAATCGTGACTTCTTTGCAGGAAGAGGCGAATCGCAAAATGAATGCCGTTCCTCGCACCGCCGCCGGTTCTTATATTGATTTCAAGCTATCCCCTACTATAACCGCCTTTGGCTGCCTTGACCAGATGCAGAAGTCTTCCGTTTCTAAGACTTGCGAACAGATCAACTTGAACACGCCCACTTTGATGGACTTGCTCTCTGCTGATTTCGCCCGGGCTTTGAAGGAATTCGCTGCCGTCCTAAACGATCTGAAAAAGATCGCCACATTGGGCGATTTGCCGCTATCTTTGCATGATCAGTCGACCATTCGTGTTCGCTTCCCTGGTTGTGACGCAGAATCAGTGGAGCGCTTATGCGTCGAAGTCGGGGTCCAGCGCGGAATTATCCACCAAGACCCCGACTTTGAGGCGCACAATGGCACCGAAATGGCGCTTTTGTTTCCGTTCGCGCCTAGCCATCAAGATTCGGAAGCTGACCTCTTTTATTTCGACGATCCCCCTCTTATCACACCTGACAAGGTCGATTGGCGCCAGATGATGGTTTCCGACCCAACACGGCATTCTACGGGTGCCAACTGGCGGGATTATCAGTATGTGTCTAGCGTGGAGAAGAACCCTTGGGCTCGGTCGCACTCGGAGTATTCCAGCGTGAATATCAGCGACCTTGGCGACAGAGCCTTTTTCGGTGACATACCTGAGGCAACGGCTCACAGCGTATCTGACTGCGGCGGCTTTGAAGGGATCTACAAATTCCTTGAGGAGTGTGATCGAGCGCGGCGGTAACCTGCCGATACCAGATtggtcttttttttttttaaataataTACTCTCTCTTTAAGCGATTCCCTTTTGGTTCACGATATGTTTTTCACAAGAATTTCGAATACTATCCGGGTTTGATATACACAGGTACCAAATATAGCACATTTCTATAGCCAGCCATTGTAGCTTTGATAGCGGTTGAACTCTCCACTCTAAATtgaatacttttttttttccttttttttttatctgcCTGATATCATTACTTTGGTCTCGGGCGCAGGCCCGACCTGTTGTACTGACGTTGGGTGCGTGGCGAGACAAACCCCGCGCCCGACCATTCCCACAATTTGCATGTTCCTCCAGCGCCAAGCTGTGACTTCTGCGCGAACCGTTCGTCCCGCGCACCAACCACATGTTATATATCCACCGACCGAGGGAGGAAACTGAAGTGTCACGAAGGCTGCCTAAGGGCAAGCAGTTCCATGGTACCTATTGAAGGCCGGGATTGAGGATAACAGCACGTATTCGGCACAGCACCCTCGAGGACAAAGCCCGTCAAGAGAGCCAGCGCTCCCGCTTTCCAAGAGGCTTTGGGGCCATAATGGAGGACTTCAACACAGAGTCTGACAGTGACTATACGAGCTTCTGGAGAGATTGGGTGAGTGAGGtctcctcttttctttttttccggTTGTTCTCCTAGATATGGCGCCTCTCGTGCGCCCGGTCATGTTTGTTCGAGGAGGGGGAAATCCGCAGCATCAGTTGCAGCGGCAGGAAGAGAATTGCCCATTGGCAAGGCCATTTTGGTCGCGAGGTTGTTGAGCGTGTTTCTTTATCTTACTTGTCCCGCGAGCATGCAGAGATCTCCCTTAATTCTTTATAAGGCTATTCTAACAAGACACTTCTCCTCCTGCTAGTTTATATCGTCTCGAGGAAATGAATACTTTTGCGAAATCGACGAAGAATATCTTACCGATCGTTTCAACTTGACGGGATTGAACACCGAAGTGGATTTCTATCAATATGCCTTGGATCTAGTCACGGATGTGTTCGACTTGGACGCCGACGACGAGACTAGAGAACAGATTGAGAAGAACGCGAGACATCTGTACGGCATGGTGCATGCTCGATACATAGTCACGACCCGTGGATTAGCAAAAATGGTACGgtgtatttcctgttcccCTTCTGCAGGAGTATTATCCATACTAATGGGAGGCTACACAGCTagagaaatataaaagaGCAGACTTCGGGAAATGCCCACGAGTTATGTGTGAGCAACACCCGCTTCTCCCAATGGGCCTCACCGACGTTGCTGGCGTGAAGCCGGTTAAGCTATACTGCGCCAAGTGCGAGGATTTATACAACCCCAAGTCGTCCCGCCATGCTTCCATCGACGGTGCCTATTTTGGAACTTCCTTTCACAATATACTCTTTCAGGTTTACCCGTGTTTAATACCGGAGAAGTCCCTGCGGCGATACGAGCCCAAAGTATTTGGATTCCGGGTTCATGCCAGTGCTGCATTGGCGAGGTGGCAGGATAGAAAGAGGGATGAGATGAAGGAGAGGCTAAAAAGAATTGGGATGGAAACTCAATTCATCGAggataaagaagaagacgacgatgacgatgacgatgatgatatTGGGGATGACGGCATGGCGCTGGGTGCTCGAAGAGGGAAAACCGCTGCGGATGATAGCCGGATGGACATTGGCGCATAATATTGAAAAATATGCTTTTGACGAAGGatgaattttgtttttcaaATTCATGGAGAGGAGCATGGATCCAATTGGGCGTTGGGTGAAGGTCAGTCTCTTTTTACAGCCTGCAAAAGCCCCCTTTGAATATTTGTCTGGTTGGGAAAAAGCGGCCTGGAGTTATCTTTGAGAGACATTTTGTGTGCCTGTGTCCCTTGTCATATGTGCATGGTTCGTTAACCAGCATGTTCATAATGATTCTTCATATTGTCAAGATGACAATCCACCGCTACATGTTCAAACCTGCCTCCCTAATCTGTTCAaggctttttctttttttcgttcctctttttttcccccctaTTCTCCCAAATCAGGCGTGTCAGCGATCCTGATCACGTACTTGAAACCACTTACTTTACTCTCCTTCAAATTATTTAACGCATTCTCAAGGCCCTCCAACCCCTTCTCCACCAACCGATATTGATGACCTCTAAACCAACCCTGCGCCAATCCATGCCCAAAGAACCTAAAAAACACTAGCCCAAACTCCTTATCCCCAATAGGGCCTACTTTCTCCATAGGCTGAAACACATTCCCATCCTCATGCACAGTAGCTACATACACAGGACTCGGCTTCACATCAACGGGCATATTGTACTCCATCCCTGGCTGCACCACCACAATCTTCCCCTTCTCTGGATCCAGCACATGCCCAATGTTCACGTAGCTATTATGCTCGCTCGTCGCGTCAAACGCGTATTCGATCTTTTTACCGCCCAGGGCCTTAGTGAATGCAGTCACGACAGCCTTATCGCCGGTGCGGTAGTCGATTACAATGTCGCCTTTGGATTTGTCCAGGAGAGCCTCGACTTGCGGGATACCCTTGCCTGCGACGGTTATGATGGGATGGATGTTGGAAAGCTTGGCGAGTTTGATGACGAAGGAGCCGACAGTGGAGGCGCCGCCGTAAACGATCAGAGGGGTGCGGGTGCGAGCTGGATTCCAGGGGACCGGGAGGCCGAGGTCCTGATAAAGACCAAGGGCAGCGGTCATGGCGGCTAGGGGGATTGTTGCGGCTTCTACGGGATAGGTTAGATTAATTAAAAGAAAGAACAGTCTTGAAGGCagacaacaagaagaaaacaagGATGCAATCTAAACTAACCTTCGAACGAAACCTCCTTTGGTAGATGGAATGCCGTGTGCGCCCATACCACTGCGTACTCCGCATACCCTCCATGGGGAGCCAATATCTGATGAAATGCAGCCACCCTGTCTCCGGGCTTGAACTCAGTCACCTTACTGCCCACGGCGTGCACGTAGCCGGCAACATCGTCTCCCTGATTTGTCGGCTTATCGCTCAAGAATTTCCAATCTTTTGGATTCAAGCCTGTAGCCACCACGCGGATGACCAGCTGGGAGTCATTGGGGTGAGGAATTGGAGAATCCTTGATGGAGACCTTGACTTTGTCGCCAGAAAGAGATGCAAAGGCTTCTTTCATGGTAGATATATTCGttttcgttttcttttttttttttttttttttccctgcgTTTCCTTGACTTTATTCGGCAGTGGGAGCGGGTATTATTAGAGAAATAACGTTATataaagagctttggttgTCTTCTCGTTCTTCAAGTGCTCGTCCTGCTTCGAGAACAAAGAACGCAGAATATGTACGGAGTGTCACACCAAATGCAGAGCATGCAGATACCAAAGAAGATTTCATGCAGGCGTTCGATTCAATGCTGCTGCTCGACTTCTCTCCTTAGTTATATCGGCAGAGGGCTGGCGGGGGCGTCCAAGATGATCCCCACATCTTACGGATTGCTCCGTATACACACCGGAATTCCGCTCCGAAATTCCTTAGAAAAACTAATAATTATGCGCTTCTTGCTCCTGGTCCGAGACCAAATTCCGAATTGATCTCATAATTATTAATGGGCTTCGGGATGGTTGCGTGACATCACCGCCGTAGCTTACTTTTAGGCGAGAGCTGTTCTCCGGTGGCGGGAAAAAGGGTCAATAGAGAACCCCGAACGTAAATTTTGATGGTCAGTTTGGCGCTAAGTAGCAAATTGAATTTACCAACTTTTGGAACATGTAGAGTAAAAATGTGTGCGTGTG
This window harbors:
- a CDS encoding uncharacterized protein (EggNog:ENOG410PFXT~COG:S~BUSCO:7281at33183) codes for the protein MGPSGHQLLPKFWRVARFAFEKASRAVRTRLPEPGQSSHLQFQPIYARIQHRQPINRIAAIRQTQSRHFSTVRASRRFATGSIQSSKIRTAISRLTTRTPFASTLRPNLTGGTLCRTAGGYAVGAGRIGGVRYFSSSPTCPAQVVQNVSAGVRAFWLSGQRARFDGVDNKTGRKQYKIVTSLQEEANRKMNAVPRTAAGSYIDFKLSPTITAFGCLDQMQKSSVSKTCEQINLNTPTLMDLLSADFARALKEFAAVLNDLKKIATLGDLPLSLHDQSTIRVRFPGCDAESVERLCVEVGVQRGIIHQDPDFEAHNGTEMALLFPFAPSHQDSEADLFYFDDPPLITPDKVDWRQMMVSDPTRHSTGANWRDYQYVSSVEKNPWARSHSEYSSVNISDLGDRAFFGDIPEATAHSVSDCGGFEGIYKFLEECDRARR
- the CKB2 gene encoding casein kinase 2 regulatory subunit (EggNog:ENOG410PG73~COG:D,K,T~BUSCO:11505at33183); amino-acid sequence: MEDFNTESDSDYTSFWRDWFISSRGNEYFCEIDEEYLTDRFNLTGLNTEVDFYQYALDLVTDVFDLDADDETREQIEKNARHLYGMVHARYIVTTRGLAKMLEKYKRADFGKCPRVMCEQHPLLPMGLTDVAGVKPVKLYCAKCEDLYNPKSSRHASIDGAYFGTSFHNILFQVYPCLIPEKSLRRYEPKVFGFRVHASAALARWQDRKRDEMKERLKRIGMETQFIEDKEEDDDDDDDDDIGDDGMALGARRGKTAADDSRMDIGA
- a CDS encoding uncharacterized protein (EggNog:ENOG410PIXQ~COG:C); the protein is MKEAFASLSGDKVKVSIKDSPIPHPNDSQLVIRVVATGLNPKDWKFLSDKPTNQGDDVAGYVHAVGSKVTEFKPGDRVAAFHQILAPHGGYAEYAVVWAHTAFHLPKEVSFEEAATIPLAAMTAALGLYQDLGLPVPWNPARTRTPLIVYGGASTVGSFVIKLAKLSNIHPIITVAGKGIPQVEALLDKSKGDIVIDYRTGDKAVVTAFTKALGGKKIEYAFDATSEHNSYVNIGHVLDPEKGKIVVVQPGMEYNMPVDVKPSPVYVATVHEDGNVFQPMEKVGPIGDKEFGLVFFRFFGHGLAQGWFRGHQYRLVEKGLEGLENALNNLKESKVSGFKYVIRIADTPDLGE